The Mesorhizobium sp. B1-1-8 genome contains a region encoding:
- the acnA gene encoding aconitate hydratase AcnA: protein MSKSLDSFNCRRTLTAGGADYAYFDLAEAEKNGLTGIAQLPYSMKVLLENLLRNEDGRSVTRESIQAVAAWLTDKGTAGVEIAYRPARVLMQDFTGVPAVVDLAAMRDGIKALGGDPEKINPLVPVDLVIDHSVIVDEFGTPMAFARNVELEYKRNEERYKFLKWGQQAFRNFRVVPPGTGICHQVNLEYLGQVVWTNSEDGETTAYPDTCVGTDSHTTMINGLGVLGWGVGGIEAEAAMLGQPVSMLLPEVIGFRLTGKLKEGVTATDLVLTVTQMLRKKGVVGKFVEFFGPGLSNMTLADRATIGNMAPEYGATCGFFPVDSETIRYLTMSGREESRIALVEAYSKAQGMWREAGSADPVFTDLLELDLGDVVPSMAGPKRPEGRVALEAIPAGFAKAMETEYKKAAEISKRYAVEGTSHDLGHGDVVIAAITSCTNTSNPSVLIGAGLLARNANRVGLKQKPWVKTSLAPGSQVVAEYLEKSGLQKELDQIGFNLVGFGCTTCIGNSGPLPAPISKTINDKGLIAAAVLSGNRNFEGRVSPDVQANYLASPPLVVAHALAGTVTRDLTAEPLGEDKNGNPVYLKDIWPSSAEIQEFIEKNVTRELFARKYADVFKGDAYWQKVKAPEGQTYAWDDNSTYVQNPPYFAGMTTGFGKIGDIKGARVLGLFGDKITTDHISPAGSIKAASPAGKYLTDHGVGVADFNQYGTRRGNHEVMMRGTFANIRIRNHMLGENGREGGYTIHYPSKEEMSIYDAAMEYKKEGVPLVIFAGVEYGNGSSRDWAAKGTNLLGVRAVIAQSFERIHRSNLVGMGVIPFVFEEGTSWASLNLKGDELVEIDGLDAIKPRQKMIAKVTYGDGAVKNVPIICRIDTLDELDYFKNGGILQYVLRDLAA, encoded by the coding sequence GTGTCAAAATCCCTCGACAGTTTCAATTGCCGCCGCACCCTGACCGCGGGTGGCGCGGACTATGCCTATTTCGATCTCGCCGAAGCCGAGAAGAACGGCCTCACCGGCATCGCCCAGCTGCCCTATTCGATGAAGGTGCTGCTGGAGAACCTTTTGCGCAACGAGGACGGCCGCTCCGTCACCAGGGAGAGCATCCAGGCTGTCGCCGCCTGGCTGACCGACAAGGGCACCGCCGGCGTCGAGATCGCCTATCGCCCGGCGCGCGTGCTGATGCAGGATTTCACCGGCGTTCCGGCCGTTGTCGATCTGGCGGCGATGCGCGACGGCATCAAGGCGCTCGGCGGCGATCCGGAGAAGATCAACCCGCTGGTGCCGGTCGACCTCGTCATCGACCATTCCGTCATCGTCGACGAGTTCGGCACGCCGATGGCCTTCGCCCGCAATGTCGAGCTCGAATATAAGCGCAACGAGGAACGCTACAAATTCCTGAAATGGGGCCAGCAGGCCTTCCGCAATTTCCGCGTCGTGCCGCCGGGCACCGGCATCTGCCATCAGGTCAATCTCGAATATCTCGGCCAGGTGGTGTGGACGAACAGCGAGGACGGCGAAACCACCGCCTATCCGGACACCTGCGTCGGCACCGATTCACACACCACCATGATCAACGGCCTCGGCGTGCTCGGCTGGGGCGTCGGCGGCATCGAGGCCGAGGCCGCGATGCTCGGCCAGCCGGTGTCCATGCTTTTGCCCGAAGTGATCGGCTTCCGCCTCACCGGCAAGCTCAAGGAAGGTGTCACCGCCACCGACCTTGTGCTCACCGTTACCCAGATGCTGCGCAAGAAGGGTGTCGTCGGCAAGTTCGTCGAATTCTTCGGCCCCGGCCTCTCCAACATGACGCTGGCCGACCGCGCCACCATCGGCAACATGGCGCCGGAATATGGCGCCACCTGCGGCTTTTTCCCGGTCGACTCGGAGACCATCCGCTACCTCACGATGTCCGGCCGCGAGGAAAGCCGCATCGCGTTGGTCGAAGCCTATTCGAAGGCGCAAGGCATGTGGCGCGAGGCCGGCTCGGCCGATCCGGTCTTCACCGATCTGCTCGAGCTTGACCTCGGCGACGTCGTGCCGTCGATGGCCGGGCCCAAGCGTCCCGAGGGCCGCGTCGCGCTCGAAGCCATTCCGGCCGGCTTCGCCAAGGCGATGGAGACCGAATACAAGAAGGCCGCCGAGATTTCGAAGCGCTATGCCGTCGAAGGCACCTCGCACGATCTCGGCCATGGCGACGTCGTCATCGCCGCCATCACGTCCTGCACCAACACCTCGAACCCCAGCGTGCTGATCGGCGCGGGCCTGCTTGCCCGCAATGCCAACCGCGTCGGCCTGAAGCAGAAGCCGTGGGTGAAGACCTCGCTGGCGCCGGGCAGCCAGGTGGTCGCCGAATATCTGGAGAAATCCGGCCTGCAGAAGGAGCTCGACCAGATCGGCTTCAATTTGGTCGGCTTCGGCTGCACCACCTGCATCGGCAATTCCGGCCCGCTGCCGGCGCCGATCTCGAAAACCATCAACGATAAGGGTTTGATTGCTGCCGCGGTCTTGTCCGGCAATCGCAATTTCGAAGGCCGCGTCTCTCCGGATGTGCAGGCGAACTACCTCGCCTCGCCGCCGCTGGTGGTGGCGCATGCGCTGGCCGGCACCGTCACCAGGGACCTGACCGCCGAGCCGCTCGGCGAGGACAAGAACGGCAATCCGGTCTATCTCAAGGACATCTGGCCGAGCTCGGCCGAGATCCAGGAATTCATCGAGAAGAACGTCACCCGGGAGCTGTTCGCCCGCAAATATGCCGACGTGTTCAAGGGCGACGCTTACTGGCAGAAGGTCAAGGCGCCGGAGGGCCAGACCTATGCCTGGGACGATAATTCGACCTACGTGCAGAACCCGCCCTATTTCGCCGGCATGACCACCGGCTTCGGCAAGATCGGCGACATTAAAGGCGCCCGCGTGCTGGGTCTCTTCGGCGACAAGATCACCACCGACCACATCTCGCCGGCGGGCTCGATCAAGGCCGCCTCGCCGGCCGGCAAGTACCTCACCGACCATGGCGTCGGCGTCGCCGACTTCAACCAGTACGGCACGCGGCGCGGCAACCATGAGGTGATGATGCGCGGCACCTTCGCCAACATCCGCATACGCAACCACATGCTGGGCGAGAACGGCCGCGAGGGCGGCTACACGATCCACTATCCCTCGAAGGAGGAGATGTCGATCTACGACGCCGCCATGGAGTACAAGAAGGAAGGCGTGCCGCTGGTCATCTTCGCCGGCGTCGAATACGGCAACGGCTCCTCGCGCGACTGGGCGGCCAAGGGAACCAACCTGCTTGGTGTCCGCGCGGTCATCGCCCAGTCTTTCGAGCGCATCCACCGCTCAAACCTGGTCGGCATGGGCGTCATCCCCTTCGTCTTCGAGGAAGGCACCTCATGGGCCTCCCTCAACCTCAAGGGCGACGAACTGGTCGAGATCGACGGCCTGGATGCCATCAAGCCACGCCAGAAGATGATCGCCAAGGTGACTTATGGCGACGGCGCGGTAAAGAACGTGCCGATCATCTGCCGCATCGATACGCTGGATGAGCTCGACTACTTCAAGAACGGCGGCATTTTGCAGTACGTGCTGCGGGATCTGGCGGCATAA
- the ccmA gene encoding heme ABC exporter ATP-binding protein CcmA codes for MRLIAENLGGERGGDTVFSSVGFALAKGEALIVTGPNGAGKSTLLRVIAGLLPAAGGKVFVEDGGGDFPSVASASHYLGHLNAMKAALSVEENLDFWRAFQGEPGLSVDEALETVGLGGLGHLPFGYLSTGQRRRASIAKLLVSRRPVWLLDEPTVGLDKASEKRFAGLMRGHLEGGGILVAATHLPLGLEGAVGLVMGETV; via the coding sequence ATGCGGCTGATCGCCGAAAATCTGGGCGGCGAGCGCGGCGGCGACACTGTATTTTCCAGCGTCGGCTTCGCCCTGGCCAAGGGCGAGGCGCTGATCGTCACCGGCCCGAACGGCGCCGGCAAATCGACGCTGCTCAGGGTCATCGCCGGGCTGTTGCCGGCCGCCGGGGGCAAGGTGTTCGTCGAAGATGGCGGCGGTGATTTTCCGTCGGTCGCCTCGGCCTCGCATTACCTAGGCCATCTCAATGCGATGAAGGCGGCGCTGAGCGTCGAGGAGAACCTGGATTTCTGGCGCGCCTTCCAGGGCGAGCCAGGGCTCAGCGTCGACGAGGCGCTGGAAACGGTCGGGCTCGGCGGACTCGGGCACCTGCCTTTCGGCTATCTGTCGACCGGGCAAAGGCGGCGGGCGTCGATCGCCAAGCTTTTGGTCAGCCGGCGGCCGGTCTGGCTGCTTGATGAGCCGACGGTAGGGTTGGACAAGGCGTCGGAGAAGCGGTTTGCGGGGTTGATGAGGGGGCATCTGGAGGGTGGCGGGATTTTGGTGGCGGCCACGCATCTGCCGCTGGGATTGGAAGGGGCGGTGGGGTTGGTGATGGGGGAAACCGTTTGA
- the ccmB gene encoding heme exporter protein CcmB, with the protein MWPLFLRDIRLSIRAGGGALIGVIFFLAVIVTIPFGVGPDLNLLSRIGPAILWIAALLACLLGLDRLFQADREDGSLDLLVLGNDRHMLPLTVLVKCLAHWTGSVLPLVVAAPLLGLFMNMEPAGIGATALTLLVGTPAITFIGAAGAAVVVALPRGGLLISVLVLPLTIPVLIFGVSASYGAVADPAPFLQPFLILAALTLFLAVLGPLAAALALRHGTD; encoded by the coding sequence ATGTGGCCCCTCTTCCTGCGCGACATTCGCCTCTCGATCCGCGCCGGCGGCGGGGCGCTGATCGGCGTGATCTTCTTCCTCGCCGTCATCGTCACTATCCCGTTCGGCGTCGGGCCCGACCTCAACCTGCTTTCCCGCATCGGTCCGGCAATCCTGTGGATCGCCGCCTTGCTCGCCTGCCTGCTCGGGCTCGATCGCCTGTTCCAGGCCGACCGCGAGGACGGCTCGCTCGACCTTCTGGTGCTGGGCAACGATCGACACATGCTGCCGCTGACGGTGCTGGTGAAATGCCTGGCGCACTGGACGGGCAGCGTGCTGCCGCTGGTGGTCGCCGCGCCGCTGCTCGGCCTGTTCATGAACATGGAGCCGGCCGGCATCGGCGCCACGGCGCTGACGCTTCTCGTCGGCACGCCGGCCATCACCTTCATCGGAGCTGCGGGCGCGGCGGTGGTGGTGGCGCTGCCGCGCGGCGGGCTGTTGATCTCGGTGCTGGTGCTGCCGCTTACCATCCCCGTGCTGATCTTCGGCGTCTCGGCCAGCTATGGCGCGGTGGCCGATCCGGCGCCGTTCCTGCAGCCTTTCCTCATTCTTGCCGCGCTGACGCTGTTTCTTGCCGTGCTCGGGCCGCTGGCGGCAGCACTGGCGCTGCGGCACGGGACGGATTGA
- the ccmD gene encoding heme exporter protein CcmD, producing MSAHALYVTAAYAITAIMLAGLIGWILIDQRARKRELAALEAAGVRRRSDKAGATKP from the coding sequence ATGAGCGCGCACGCCCTTTATGTCACCGCCGCCTATGCCATTACGGCGATCATGCTGGCCGGGCTGATCGGCTGGATCCTCATCGACCAGCGGGCGCGCAAGCGCGAGCTTGCCGCGCTGGAGGCGGCAGGCGTGCGGCGGCGTTCGGATAAGGCCGGAGCGACAAAGCCGTGA
- a CDS encoding DsbE family thiol:disulfide interchange protein yields MSTETEAPASRRRLFVLLPLLIFLGLAGLFLSQLLSGRDASEIPSALIGLPAPQTSLPPLEGTNLPGLDSKSFAGKVTLVNVFASWCAPCREEHPVLLALSQDKRFTLAALNYKDEPENARRFLGDLGNPFQAIGVDPAGRAAIDWGVYGVPETFVIGKDGRIAYKHVGPLTPESARDLLLPQIDKALAAPG; encoded by the coding sequence GTGAGCACGGAAACGGAAGCTCCGGCGTCCCGCCGCCGTCTGTTCGTGCTGTTGCCGCTGCTGATCTTTTTGGGGCTCGCCGGACTGTTCCTGTCGCAGTTGCTCTCCGGCCGCGACGCCTCGGAAATTCCCTCGGCGCTGATCGGCCTGCCGGCGCCGCAGACGAGCCTACCGCCGCTGGAAGGGACGAACCTGCCGGGGCTCGATTCTAAAAGCTTTGCCGGCAAGGTGACGCTGGTCAACGTCTTTGCGTCCTGGTGCGCGCCATGCCGGGAAGAACATCCGGTGCTGCTGGCGCTGTCGCAGGACAAGCGGTTCACGCTCGCCGCGCTGAACTACAAGGACGAGCCGGAAAATGCCCGCCGCTTCCTCGGCGATCTCGGCAATCCGTTCCAGGCCATCGGCGTCGATCCGGCCGGCCGCGCGGCCATCGACTGGGGCGTCTACGGTGTGCCGGAGACCTTCGTCATCGGCAAGGACGGCAGGATTGCCTATAAGCATGTCGGGCCGCTGACACCGGAATCGGCGCGGGATTTGCTGTTACCGCAGATCGACAAGGCGCTCGCGGCACCGGGTTGA
- a CDS encoding SMP-30/gluconolactonase/LRE family protein — MAAADFYEILDPRFARLFNGSAHVEKLFTGCRWAEGPAWFAAGRYIVWSDIPNNRMLRYDETDGNVSVFREPSGNSNGNTVDREGRLVTCEHSGRRVSRTEHDGSITTLAEKWKGKRLNSPNDVVVRSDGSIWFTDPSYGIDTDYEGDKAESEIGACNVYRVDPDSGEVEAVITDMVRPNGLAFSLDESLLYVVDTGRTHGAQNPAHMRVFNVGKHGKKISGGKVFADCTAGLFDGFRLDSDGRIWTSAADGIHCYDPDGTLIGKVKVPEVTANCVFGGNKLNCLYIAGTTSLYMVRLMVNGAKTY; from the coding sequence ATGGCGGCCGCCGACTTTTACGAAATTCTCGATCCGCGCTTCGCGCGCCTGTTCAATGGCAGCGCGCATGTGGAAAAACTGTTCACCGGCTGCCGGTGGGCGGAAGGTCCGGCCTGGTTCGCGGCCGGCCGCTATATCGTCTGGTCCGACATCCCCAACAACCGCATGCTGCGTTATGACGAGACCGACGGCAACGTCAGCGTGTTCCGCGAGCCGTCCGGCAATTCCAACGGCAACACGGTCGACCGCGAGGGCCGCCTGGTGACGTGCGAGCATTCGGGCCGCCGCGTCAGCCGCACCGAGCATGACGGCTCGATCACCACGCTCGCCGAGAAGTGGAAAGGCAAGCGGCTGAACTCGCCCAACGACGTGGTGGTGCGCTCTGACGGCTCGATCTGGTTCACCGATCCAAGCTACGGCATCGACACCGACTATGAGGGCGACAAGGCCGAGAGCGAGATCGGCGCCTGCAATGTCTACCGCGTCGATCCGGACTCGGGCGAGGTGGAGGCCGTCATCACCGACATGGTCAGGCCGAACGGGCTTGCCTTTTCGCTGGATGAAAGCCTGCTTTATGTCGTCGATACCGGCCGCACGCATGGAGCGCAGAACCCTGCGCATATGCGGGTGTTCAACGTTGGCAAGCACGGCAAGAAGATTTCCGGCGGCAAGGTCTTCGCCGACTGCACCGCCGGCCTGTTCGATGGTTTCCGGCTCGACTCCGACGGGCGCATCTGGACAAGTGCTGCCGACGGCATCCATTGCTACGATCCCGACGGCACGCTGATCGGCAAGGTCAAGGTGCCGGAAGTGACCGCCAACTGCGTCTTCGGCGGCAACAAGCTGAACTGCCTCTACATCGCCGGCACCACCTCGCTCTACATGGTGCGGCTGATGGTCAACGGGGCAAAGACGTACTGA
- a CDS encoding tautomerase family protein: MPFVNIRIVKEVIAADPAGKKADIARKVTSAIMEATGLGNDDVWVVFEEVNARDWYVGQTDVETRRKG; this comes from the coding sequence ATGCCGTTCGTCAACATTCGCATCGTCAAGGAAGTGATCGCCGCCGATCCGGCAGGCAAGAAGGCCGACATCGCAAGGAAAGTGACCTCGGCAATCATGGAAGCCACCGGGCTCGGCAATGACGATGTCTGGGTGGTCTTCGAAGAGGTCAACGCCCGCGACTGGTATGTGGGTCAGACGGATGTCGAGACGAGGAGGAAGGGGTAG
- a CDS encoding type II toxin-antitoxin system RelE/ParE family toxin: MVKAVPVSVVETPEFLSATRKLMSDDERALLVDYLAHNPTAGDLVQGTGGIRKVRWTLDGRGKRGGARVIYFYHDADMPLFALTAYAKNERADLSRQDKNDFRQMTTMLVDAFKRRKS, from the coding sequence ATGGTGAAAGCGGTTCCCGTCAGCGTCGTGGAGACACCGGAATTCCTGTCAGCGACCCGCAAGCTTATGAGCGATGACGAGCGCGCGTTGCTGGTGGACTATCTGGCCCACAATCCGACGGCAGGCGACCTCGTTCAGGGGACGGGCGGCATCCGCAAGGTTCGGTGGACTCTGGACGGGCGAGGCAAGCGCGGCGGCGCGCGGGTGATCTACTTCTACCACGATGCCGACATGCCGCTCTTTGCGCTCACCGCCTACGCCAAGAACGAGCGGGCCGATTTGAGCCGGCAGGACAAGAACGACTTCCGCCAGATGACCACGATGCTGGTGGACGCATTCAAGAGGAGAAAATCATGA
- a CDS encoding helix-turn-helix domain-containing protein produces the protein MSKVADSIRRGLNEALAYTDGKADANAYRVHVPERIDVKAIRTKLDMTQEEFAGRFGFSVNTLRHWEQGSRQPEGPTRAYLLVIDRAPKAVQKALQAA, from the coding sequence ATGAGCAAGGTTGCCGACAGCATTCGACGCGGCCTGAACGAAGCTCTGGCCTATACCGATGGCAAGGCCGACGCGAACGCCTATCGCGTTCATGTGCCCGAACGTATCGACGTGAAGGCGATCCGTACGAAGCTCGACATGACGCAGGAAGAGTTCGCGGGCCGGTTCGGGTTCAGCGTCAATACGCTGCGCCATTGGGAACAGGGTTCGCGCCAGCCGGAAGGGCCGACTCGCGCCTATCTTCTGGTCATCGACCGAGCCCCGAAGGCCGTTCAGAAGGCTTTGCAGGCGGCTTGA
- a CDS encoding NADPH-dependent FMN reductase: MFEILAISGSLRAASTNSALLAALAANAPPGCRLTVFDGLGRLPIFNPDDEGERTPAEAARLIEAVTRSHGVIVSCPEYAHGVPGGMKNALDWLVSRDAAVGRPAMLVHASPRSLYARAALAEVMRTMSFAMHEEAPLEIALLGKKPPEVELILAEQANRRAMREAVQAFADFIRA, encoded by the coding sequence TTGTTCGAAATCCTCGCCATCTCCGGCAGCCTGCGCGCCGCCTCGACCAATTCGGCTCTCCTCGCGGCTCTTGCCGCGAATGCGCCTCCCGGTTGCCGGTTGACCGTCTTTGACGGGCTCGGCCGGCTGCCGATCTTCAACCCGGACGACGAGGGTGAACGGACGCCTGCGGAGGCCGCTCGGCTGATCGAAGCGGTCACTCGGAGCCACGGCGTCATCGTATCCTGTCCCGAATATGCCCATGGCGTGCCCGGCGGCATGAAGAACGCGCTCGACTGGCTGGTCTCGCGCGACGCCGCCGTCGGCAGGCCGGCCATGCTGGTGCATGCCTCGCCGCGCTCGCTCTACGCCCGCGCGGCACTCGCCGAGGTCATGCGCACCATGTCATTTGCGATGCATGAGGAGGCGCCGCTCGAGATTGCCCTGCTCGGCAAGAAGCCGCCGGAAGTGGAGTTGATATTGGCGGAGCAGGCGAACCGACGGGCGATGCGCGAGGCGGTGCAGGCTTTTGCCGATTTCATCCGGGCGTAA
- a CDS encoding septation protein A encodes MNILERDPSDPRRKPINPGLKFLLELGPGLVFFFVNIRGEWLAQKFPVLTHLGDPILIATAFFMVATALSLSVSWLLMRSLPLMPLVSGIVVFGFGALALYLQDKTFAFMKPTIINSLFGVALLGGLAFGRSLLGYVFDTAFQLDAEGWRKLSFRWGLFFLFLAVLNEVVWRNFSEETWVYFKVWGTIPITLLFTFSQMPLIMRHSLEDKTVKEEKAGK; translated from the coding sequence ATGAACATCCTCGAACGGGACCCGTCCGATCCACGCCGCAAGCCGATCAACCCCGGCCTGAAATTCCTGCTCGAACTGGGGCCGGGCCTGGTGTTCTTCTTCGTCAACATCCGCGGCGAATGGCTGGCCCAGAAATTTCCGGTACTGACCCATCTCGGTGACCCGATCCTGATCGCCACCGCCTTCTTCATGGTGGCGACCGCATTGTCGCTCAGCGTCTCCTGGCTGCTGATGCGCAGCCTGCCGCTGATGCCGCTGGTTTCCGGAATCGTCGTGTTCGGATTTGGCGCGCTGGCGCTCTATCTGCAGGACAAGACCTTCGCCTTCATGAAACCGACCATCATCAATTCGCTGTTCGGCGTCGCCCTGCTTGGCGGGCTCGCCTTCGGCCGGTCGCTGCTCGGCTATGTATTCGACACCGCCTTCCAACTCGATGCCGAAGGCTGGCGCAAGCTGAGCTTCCGGTGGGGGTTGTTCTTCCTGTTTCTCGCCGTTCTCAACGAGGTGGTATGGCGCAATTTTTCCGAGGAAACCTGGGTTTATTTCAAGGTCTGGGGCACGATCCCCATCACGCTGCTGTTCACTTTCAGCCAGATGCCGCTGATCATGCGTCATTCGCTGGAGGACAAGACCGTGAAGGAAGAGAAGGCCGGCAAGTAG
- the ftsY gene encoding signal recognition particle-docking protein FtsY, translating into MAGFFKKIFSFGKKEVVEERVDETAPLPPIKWDALEALKPAAEAAPQPVPEEPKPEPAPTIPPTPEPAVPSEPEPLPQPEPEEEPKPAPETPEPPVPEEIPVPPAVPEPTPEPQPQEVPLPVPSEPVIVPSRPERQPQPAPVEVPTPSELPAEPPAPEIPPAEVSPPIRQPAPIEPQPIRAEIAPEPEAVPTPQPPPEPKPTPSVGKVTVAKKVEQKAEPQKAPEPVLRRSWFQRMRDGLARSSRELTGNIAGVFTRRKLDEDTLQDLEDVLIRADLGLETALRVTDALASSRYGKDVSDTEVRAIMAAEVEKVLTPVAQSLELDLSHKPHVILVVGVNGTGKTTTIGKLAAKLTDGGLKVMLAAGDTFRAAAIEQLKIWGERTKSPVIASKLGADAAGLAYDAFERAKEAGSDVLIIDTAGRLQNKTELMAELEKIVRVLGKLDPEAPHTVLQTVDATTGQNALNQVEIFRNVAGVNGLVMTKLDGTARGGILVAIAAKHRLPVYFIGVGEQVDDLEPFSASEFARAIAGVA; encoded by the coding sequence ATGGCTGGTTTTTTCAAGAAGATATTTTCGTTCGGCAAGAAGGAAGTCGTCGAGGAGCGCGTCGACGAAACGGCTCCGCTGCCGCCGATCAAATGGGACGCGCTGGAGGCGCTGAAGCCGGCAGCCGAGGCAGCGCCTCAGCCGGTGCCCGAGGAACCAAAGCCGGAGCCCGCGCCGACCATCCCGCCGACGCCGGAGCCGGCCGTTCCGTCCGAACCGGAGCCGCTGCCGCAGCCCGAGCCGGAAGAAGAGCCGAAACCCGCGCCGGAGACCCCCGAGCCGCCGGTGCCGGAAGAGATTCCGGTGCCGCCCGCCGTTCCGGAGCCCACGCCAGAACCGCAGCCGCAAGAAGTGCCGCTACCTGTGCCTTCCGAGCCGGTGATCGTGCCGTCGCGGCCCGAGAGGCAGCCGCAACCCGCGCCCGTCGAGGTGCCGACGCCTTCCGAGCTCCCGGCTGAGCCGCCCGCACCCGAAATTCCCCCGGCCGAAGTTTCGCCGCCCATTCGCCAGCCAGCGCCGATCGAACCGCAGCCGATACGCGCTGAGATCGCGCCCGAGCCTGAGGCCGTGCCCACGCCGCAACCGCCCCCTGAACCAAAGCCGACGCCATCCGTCGGCAAGGTGACCGTCGCCAAGAAAGTCGAGCAGAAGGCCGAGCCGCAAAAGGCGCCGGAGCCAGTCCTTCGCCGCTCGTGGTTCCAGCGCATGCGCGACGGGCTCGCCCGGTCCTCGCGCGAACTCACCGGCAACATCGCCGGCGTCTTCACCCGGCGCAAGCTGGACGAAGACACGCTGCAGGACCTGGAGGACGTGCTGATCCGCGCCGATCTCGGCCTGGAGACGGCCTTGCGCGTCACCGATGCGCTGGCGTCCAGCCGCTACGGCAAGGATGTCTCCGACACGGAGGTCCGCGCCATCATGGCGGCCGAGGTGGAGAAGGTGCTGACCCCCGTGGCCCAGTCGCTGGAGCTGGACCTCAGCCACAAGCCGCATGTCATCCTGGTCGTCGGCGTCAACGGCACCGGCAAGACCACCACCATCGGCAAGCTGGCGGCCAAGCTGACCGATGGCGGCCTCAAGGTGATGCTCGCCGCCGGCGACACGTTCCGCGCCGCGGCGATCGAGCAGCTGAAAATCTGGGGCGAGCGCACGAAGTCGCCGGTCATCGCCTCGAAACTCGGCGCCGATGCCGCCGGCCTCGCCTACGACGCCTTCGAACGGGCAAAGGAAGCCGGTTCCGACGTGCTGATCATCGACACTGCCGGGCGGCTGCAGAATAAGACCGAGCTGATGGCGGAGCTGGAAAAGATAGTGCGCGTGTTGGGCAAGCTCGACCCGGAAGCGCCGCACACCGTGCTGCAGACGGTCGACGCCACCACCGGCCAGAATGCGCTGAACCAGGTCGAGATTTTCCGCAATGTCGCCGGCGTCAACGGCCTGGTGATGACCAAGCTGGACGGCACGGCGCGCGGCGGTATTTTGGTGGCGATCGCGGCCAAGCACAGATTGCCGGTCTATTTCATCGGCGTCGGCGAGCAGGTCGACGACCTCGAACCGTTTTCCGCCAGCGAATTCGCCAGGGCGATCGCCGGCGTGGCTTGA